The following are encoded together in the Streptomyces sp. NBC_01465 genome:
- a CDS encoding DUF2017 domain-containing protein encodes MAGQFETVAGGGASVALDEVEISILRSLAVQLLELYGPGDEPAEGEDPLAALFAEGPSEPPSDPALARLFPDAYGEENPEHSAEFRRFTENDLRTRKREDALAVIRTLDAADASGVTLSAEDSRHWLGALNDLRLTIGTRLEVSDDEDDRGLYRLPDDDPRKPMVMAYLWLGALQETLIETLMP; translated from the coding sequence ATGGCCGGGCAGTTCGAGACGGTGGCCGGCGGCGGTGCGTCCGTCGCGCTCGACGAGGTCGAGATCTCCATCCTGCGCTCGCTCGCCGTACAGCTCCTGGAGCTGTACGGCCCGGGCGACGAACCGGCCGAGGGCGAGGACCCCCTGGCGGCGCTCTTCGCCGAGGGCCCCAGCGAGCCGCCGTCGGACCCGGCGCTGGCCCGGCTGTTCCCGGATGCGTACGGCGAGGAGAACCCGGAGCACTCCGCGGAGTTCCGCCGCTTCACCGAGAACGACCTGCGCACCCGCAAGCGCGAGGACGCGCTCGCCGTGATCCGCACGCTCGACGCGGCGGACGCCTCCGGCGTCACCCTCTCCGCCGAGGACTCGCGCCACTGGCTCGGCGCCCTCAACGACCTGCGCCTGACGATCGGGACCCGCCTGGAGGTCTCCGACGACGAGGACGACCGCGGGCTCTACCGGCTCCCGGACGACGACCCGCGCAAGCCGATGGTGATGGCGTACCTCTGGCTCGGGGCGCTCCAGGAAACCTTGATCGAAACGCTGATGCCGTAA
- a CDS encoding MBL fold metallo-hydrolase → MKLTVVGCSGSFPSADSACSSYLVEADGFRLLLDMGNGALGELQRHIGLYDLDAIFLSHLHADHCIDMCAYFVARYYRHEGGRCDAIPVYAPEGADQRLTTAYADTPSPTSMGEVFDFHTLKPGSFDIGPFSVRTEKVCHPVEAFGIRIEHDGKSLTYSGDTGVCESLHELADGTDLFLCEASFTHGKEDVPDLHLNGREAGAHAERAKAGRLVLTHIPPWTDAEQNLADAREVYGGEAELAAPGAVYEI, encoded by the coding sequence ATGAAGCTCACCGTCGTCGGCTGCTCGGGGTCGTTTCCGTCCGCGGATTCGGCCTGCTCGAGCTACCTCGTAGAGGCCGACGGCTTCCGGCTGCTCCTCGACATGGGCAATGGCGCCCTGGGCGAGCTGCAGCGTCACATCGGCCTGTACGACCTCGATGCGATCTTCCTCAGCCATCTCCACGCGGACCACTGCATCGACATGTGCGCGTACTTCGTCGCCCGCTACTACCGCCACGAGGGCGGCCGCTGCGACGCGATCCCCGTGTACGCCCCCGAAGGCGCCGACCAGCGCCTGACCACGGCCTACGCGGACACGCCTTCCCCCACCTCCATGGGTGAGGTCTTCGACTTCCACACCCTGAAGCCGGGCTCCTTCGACATCGGCCCCTTCTCGGTCCGTACGGAGAAGGTCTGCCACCCGGTGGAGGCGTTCGGCATCCGCATCGAGCACGACGGCAAGTCCCTCACGTACTCCGGTGACACGGGAGTCTGCGAGAGCCTGCACGAACTGGCCGACGGCACCGACCTGTTCCTCTGCGAGGCGTCCTTCACGCACGGCAAGGAGGACGTCCCCGACCTGCACCTCAACGGTCGCGAGGCGGGCGCCCACGCGGAGCGCGCGAAGGCGGGCCGCCTGGTCCTGACCCACATCCCGCCGTGGACGGACGCCGAGCAGAACCTGGCGGACGCGCGCGAGGTGTACGGCGGCGAGGCCGAACTGGCCGCCCCCGGCGCGGTGTACGAGATCTAG
- a CDS encoding putative leader peptide — MVLHDVSDKTPSALLLVARLHVDLCRLASAICCGRAAV; from the coding sequence ATGGTTCTCCACGACGTGAGCGACAAGACGCCGAGCGCACTGCTGCTCGTTGCGCGCCTCCACGTCGACCTGTGCCGACTGGCGAGCGCGATCTGTTGTGGGCGCGCCGCCGTCTGA
- a CDS encoding type II toxin-antitoxin system PemK/MazF family toxin: protein MDTSWVLALIAVVLIALVAAVVDGRARGGRRPGGPRGRTRPPGRARGPRRTGPKKAPAAGEIWWANVPYEDGPGAKDRPCLVLSLRGEQVLVAKITSKYHDERPGVIALPPGSVGDAQGRPSFLETDELREVAVWEFRRRVGVVDPTLWDQVRHLAG, encoded by the coding sequence ATGGATACGTCTTGGGTGCTCGCGCTCATCGCTGTCGTGCTGATCGCGCTCGTCGCTGCCGTGGTGGACGGGCGGGCGCGCGGGGGCCGCCGGCCCGGTGGGCCGCGGGGGCGGACCCGGCCGCCGGGGCGGGCGCGGGGACCTCGTCGTACGGGGCCGAAGAAGGCGCCCGCCGCCGGGGAGATCTGGTGGGCGAACGTGCCTTACGAGGACGGGCCCGGGGCCAAGGACCGGCCGTGTCTGGTGCTGTCCCTGCGGGGCGAGCAGGTGCTGGTCGCGAAGATCACCAGCAAGTACCACGACGAGCGGCCGGGGGTCATTGCGCTGCCGCCGGGGTCGGTGGGCGATGCGCAGGGGCGGCCGAGCTTCCTGGAGACGGATGAGCTGCGGGAGGTCGCGGTGTGGGAGTTCCGGAGGCGGGTGGGGGTGGTGGACCCGACGCTTTGGGACCAGGTCCGGCACTTGGCGGGCTGA
- a CDS encoding PLP-dependent cysteine synthase family protein yields MRYDSPLAAVGNTPLVRLPRLSPSDDVRIWAKLEDRNPTGSIKDRPALHMVEQAEKDGRLTPGCTILEPTSGNTGISLAMAAKLKGYNIVCVMPENTSQERRDLLAMWGAEIISSPAAGGSNTAVRVAKELAAENPTWVMLYQYGNPDNAGAHYATTGPEILTDLPSITHFVAGLGTTGTLMGVGRYLRENVPGIKIVAAEPRYDDLVYGLRNLDEGFVPELYDASVLTTRFSVGSADAVTRTRELLQQEGIFAGVSTGAALHAAIGVGQKAVKAGESADIVFVVADGGWKYLSTGVYTAATTEAAIETLQGQLWA; encoded by the coding sequence ATGCGCTACGACAGCCCCCTCGCCGCCGTCGGGAACACCCCGCTGGTACGCCTCCCGCGCCTGTCCCCGTCGGACGACGTCCGCATCTGGGCCAAGCTGGAGGACCGCAACCCCACCGGCTCGATCAAGGACCGCCCCGCGCTCCACATGGTCGAACAGGCGGAGAAGGACGGCCGGTTGACGCCGGGCTGCACGATCCTGGAGCCCACCAGCGGCAACACGGGAATCTCCCTCGCGATGGCGGCGAAGCTCAAGGGCTACAACATCGTCTGCGTCATGCCGGAGAACACCTCGCAGGAGCGGCGCGACCTGCTGGCGATGTGGGGCGCGGAGATCATCTCGTCCCCCGCGGCGGGAGGCTCCAACACGGCGGTACGGGTGGCGAAGGAGCTGGCGGCGGAGAACCCGACGTGGGTGATGCTCTACCAGTACGGAAACCCAGACAATGCGGGCGCGCACTACGCGACGACGGGCCCGGAGATCCTCACCGACCTCCCGTCGATCACGCACTTCGTGGCGGGCCTGGGGACGACGGGCACGCTGATGGGCGTGGGCCGCTACCTCCGCGAGAACGTCCCCGGCATCAAGATCGTCGCGGCGGAACCGCGCTACGACGACCTGGTGTACGGCCTGCGCAACCTGGACGAGGGCTTCGTCCCCGAGCTGTACGACGCGTCGGTCCTCACGACCCGCTTCTCGGTGGGCTCGGCGGACGCGGTGACGCGGACGCGTGAACTCCTGCAGCAGGAGGGCATCTTCGCGGGGGTCTCGACGGGGGCGGCGCTGCACGCGGCGATCGGTGTGGGGCAGAAGGCAGTCAAGGCGGGTGAGTCGGCGGACATCGTGTTCGTCGTAGCCGACGGCGGCTGGAAGTACTTGTCGACGGGCGTGTACACGGCCGCGACGACGGAGGCGGCGATCGAGACTCTGCAGGGCCAACTCTGGGCGTAG
- a CDS encoding PTS transporter subunit EIIC, with protein MSTAIAAPPAKKRGSGLFQGMQKIGRSLQLPVAVLPAAAILLRLGQDDVFGKDGLGWDKVSAVFGAAGGALFDALPLLFCVGVAIGYAKKADGSTALAALVGFLVYKNVLTAFPADGSVTDALPGGVPQNPGVLGGILVGLVSAIVWQKYHRTKLVDWLGFFNGRRLVPILMAFIGVIFGVVFGLAWQPIGDALTSFGDWLMGLGAVGSGIYGVFNRGLIPVGMHQFLNTFFQQQMGTFTDSTGAVWHGEIPRFFHGDPTAGQFMSGFFPIMMFGLPAAAIAIAHCAKPHRRKAVMGMMISLALTSFVTGVTEPIEFTFLFIAPALFAVHAVLTGLSMAVTWGLGVHDGFGFSAGLIDYLLNWKLATKPYLILPIGLAFAAVYYTLFRFIIVKFNLPTPGREPDEEVEDLTKA; from the coding sequence ATGAGTACGGCCATTGCCGCACCTCCCGCGAAGAAGCGGGGCTCCGGCCTGTTCCAGGGAATGCAGAAGATCGGCCGCAGCCTTCAGCTGCCGGTGGCCGTCCTGCCCGCCGCCGCCATCCTGCTCCGGCTCGGCCAGGACGACGTCTTCGGCAAGGACGGACTCGGCTGGGACAAGGTCTCCGCGGTCTTCGGCGCCGCCGGCGGTGCGCTCTTCGACGCCCTGCCGCTGCTGTTCTGCGTGGGCGTGGCCATCGGCTACGCGAAGAAGGCCGACGGCTCCACCGCGCTGGCCGCGCTCGTGGGCTTCCTCGTCTACAAGAACGTGCTGACCGCGTTCCCCGCGGACGGCTCGGTCACCGACGCCCTGCCGGGCGGCGTACCGCAGAACCCCGGTGTCCTCGGCGGCATCCTCGTCGGCCTGGTCAGCGCCATCGTCTGGCAGAAGTACCACCGCACCAAGCTGGTCGACTGGCTCGGCTTCTTCAACGGCCGCCGTCTCGTGCCGATCCTCATGGCCTTCATCGGCGTGATCTTCGGCGTGGTCTTCGGGCTGGCCTGGCAGCCGATCGGTGACGCGCTGACCAGCTTCGGCGACTGGCTCATGGGCCTGGGCGCGGTCGGCTCCGGCATCTACGGCGTGTTCAACCGCGGGCTGATACCCGTCGGCATGCACCAGTTCCTGAACACGTTCTTCCAGCAGCAGATGGGCACCTTCACCGACAGCACGGGCGCGGTCTGGCACGGCGAGATTCCCCGCTTCTTCCACGGTGACCCGACCGCCGGGCAGTTCATGTCGGGCTTCTTCCCGATCATGATGTTCGGCCTCCCGGCCGCCGCGATCGCCATCGCGCACTGCGCCAAGCCGCACCGCCGCAAGGCCGTGATGGGCATGATGATCTCGCTCGCGCTGACCTCGTTCGTGACGGGTGTGACCGAGCCGATCGAGTTCACCTTCCTCTTCATCGCCCCGGCGCTCTTCGCGGTCCACGCGGTACTGACCGGCCTCTCGATGGCGGTGACCTGGGGGCTCGGGGTGCACGACGGGTTCGGGTTCTCGGCCGGCCTGATCGACTACCTGCTCAACTGGAAGCTGGCCACCAAGCCGTATCTGATCCTTCCGATCGGCCTGGCCTTCGCGGCGGTCTACTACACGCTCTTCCGCTTCATCATCGTGAAGTTCAACCTGCCGACGCCGGGCCGCGAGCCCGACGAGGAGGTCGAGGACCTCACCAAGGCGTAG
- a CDS encoding amino acid permease, which yields MTSVQVDQVPDSSEAQGPEGSSGEGYQRGLGARQIQMIAIGGAIGTGLFLGAGKAISKAGPSLILAYAIAGLVIFFIMRALGELLMYRSVSGSFSEYAREFIGPFWGFVTGWTYWLFWVVTGITEVTAAAQYMSFWTHDSFPQWAYALIFTVVLYGVNLISVKLFGELEFWFSMVKVTAIVGMILICAGILTVGFSDAADTATVSNLWNDGGFFPKGIGGTLMTLQIVMFAFLAVELVGVTAGESKNPEKTLPKAINTVPWRIAVFYVGALIMILSVIPWHEFQPGVSPFVHAFQKMGLGAGAAIVNFVVLTAALSSCNSGMYSTGRMLRDLALNSQGPKAFTKLTKSGTPLIGTTVSAALMLVGVWINYVAPGQAFNYVVSFATISGMWAWIMILVCQLRFRAKADRGELPQSSFRAPGAPWTSWFSLAFIGMVIVMMGVDKDARISLYCAPLWAVLLCISYVVLKRRNPAAAAFQKR from the coding sequence ATGACCTCAGTGCAGGTCGATCAGGTCCCCGACAGCAGTGAGGCCCAAGGCCCGGAAGGCTCCTCCGGGGAGGGCTACCAGCGAGGCCTCGGCGCCCGCCAGATCCAGATGATCGCGATCGGCGGCGCCATCGGCACCGGGCTCTTCCTCGGCGCCGGCAAGGCCATCTCCAAGGCCGGACCCAGCCTCATCCTGGCGTACGCCATCGCGGGCCTGGTCATCTTCTTCATCATGCGGGCGCTCGGCGAGCTGCTGATGTACCGCTCGGTCTCCGGCTCCTTCTCGGAGTACGCCCGCGAGTTCATCGGTCCGTTCTGGGGCTTCGTCACCGGATGGACGTACTGGCTCTTCTGGGTCGTCACGGGCATCACCGAAGTCACCGCGGCCGCCCAGTACATGTCCTTCTGGACCCACGACAGCTTCCCGCAATGGGCGTACGCGCTCATCTTCACGGTCGTCCTCTACGGAGTGAACCTGATCTCCGTGAAGCTCTTCGGCGAGCTCGAGTTCTGGTTCTCGATGGTCAAGGTCACCGCGATCGTCGGCATGATCCTCATCTGCGCCGGCATCCTCACGGTCGGCTTCTCGGACGCCGCGGACACCGCGACCGTCTCCAACCTCTGGAACGACGGCGGGTTCTTCCCCAAGGGCATCGGCGGCACGCTGATGACGCTGCAGATCGTGATGTTCGCCTTCCTCGCCGTCGAGCTGGTCGGCGTCACCGCGGGCGAGTCCAAGAACCCGGAGAAGACGCTCCCCAAGGCCATCAACACCGTGCCGTGGCGCATCGCCGTCTTCTACGTCGGCGCGCTGATCATGATCCTCTCGGTCATCCCCTGGCACGAGTTCCAGCCGGGCGTCAGCCCCTTCGTCCACGCCTTCCAGAAGATGGGCCTGGGCGCCGGCGCCGCGATAGTCAACTTCGTCGTCCTCACCGCGGCCCTTTCCTCCTGCAACTCCGGCATGTACTCCACCGGCCGGATGCTGCGCGACCTGGCCCTCAACAGCCAGGGCCCGAAGGCCTTCACGAAGCTCACGAAGAGCGGCACCCCGCTGATCGGCACGACGGTCTCCGCGGCGCTCATGCTGGTCGGCGTCTGGATCAACTACGTCGCCCCCGGCCAGGCGTTCAACTACGTCGTCTCCTTCGCCACGATCTCCGGCATGTGGGCCTGGATCATGATCCTGGTCTGCCAGCTCCGCTTCCGCGCCAAGGCCGACCGCGGCGAACTCCCGCAGTCCTCGTTCCGCGCCCCCGGCGCCCCCTGGACCAGCTGGTTCTCGCTGGCCTTCATCGGCATGGTCATCGTGATGATGGGCGTCGACAAGGACGCACGCATCTCCCTCTACTGCGCCCCGCTCTGGGCGGTCCTGCTCTGCATCTCGTACGTGGTGCTCAAGCGCCGCAATCCGGCGGCGGCAGCCTTCCAGAAGCGGTAA
- a CDS encoding PTS transporter subunit EIIC: MSTNPSAVQTPWYQGLIGGLQKMGRSLQLPIAVLPAAGILNRLGQPDVFGSDGLGWDNVAKVFAGAGGALLDSSLGMPLLFAVGVAIGMAKKSDGSTALAAVTAFLVYYKILQAFPVDCAKGAVAVATGCQAADHTVTAFSYQNPGVFGGIIIGLLTAWFWQRYHRVKLVDWLGFFNGRRLVPIIMSGVALVFAVLCLWVWPPVGDALTSFAQWMSDLGSFGSGVFGVANRALLVVGMHQFLNTFMWFQFGDFTKPDGTVVHGDITRFLAGDPTAGQFTSGFFPIMMFALPAAALAIAHCAKPHRRKEVTGMMVSVALTSFVTGVTEPIEYSFLYIAPVLYGIHAILTGVSMAVTWALGVKDGFSFSAGLIDYVINWSLATKPWMIIPIGLCFAVVYYALFRFVITKFNLKTPGREDDEVAEEMERDNVK; encoded by the coding sequence ATGAGCACGAACCCATCCGCCGTACAGACACCCTGGTACCAGGGGCTGATCGGCGGACTCCAGAAGATGGGACGCAGCCTCCAGCTGCCCATCGCCGTACTGCCCGCAGCGGGCATCCTCAACCGGCTCGGCCAGCCCGACGTGTTCGGCTCCGACGGCCTGGGCTGGGACAACGTCGCGAAGGTCTTCGCAGGCGCCGGTGGCGCGCTGCTCGACTCCTCGCTCGGCATGCCGCTGCTGTTCGCGGTCGGTGTCGCGATCGGCATGGCGAAGAAGTCGGACGGCTCGACCGCGCTCGCCGCGGTCACCGCCTTCCTCGTCTACTACAAGATCCTTCAGGCGTTCCCGGTGGACTGCGCCAAGGGAGCGGTCGCGGTCGCCACGGGCTGCCAGGCCGCCGACCACACCGTCACCGCCTTCTCGTACCAGAACCCCGGCGTCTTCGGCGGAATCATCATCGGCCTGCTCACGGCCTGGTTCTGGCAGCGCTACCACCGCGTGAAGCTGGTCGACTGGCTCGGCTTCTTCAACGGCCGCCGCCTCGTCCCGATCATCATGTCCGGCGTCGCACTCGTCTTCGCCGTCCTGTGCCTGTGGGTGTGGCCGCCGGTCGGTGACGCGCTCACGTCGTTCGCGCAGTGGATGTCGGACCTCGGCTCGTTCGGTTCGGGTGTCTTCGGTGTCGCCAACCGCGCCCTGCTGGTGGTCGGTATGCACCAGTTCCTGAACACCTTCATGTGGTTCCAGTTCGGCGACTTCACCAAGCCCGACGGCACGGTCGTCCACGGTGACATCACCCGCTTCCTCGCGGGCGACCCGACGGCCGGCCAGTTCACCTCGGGCTTCTTCCCGATCATGATGTTCGCCCTCCCCGCGGCGGCCCTGGCGATCGCGCACTGCGCCAAGCCGCACCGCCGCAAGGAGGTCACGGGCATGATGGTCTCCGTCGCCCTGACCTCGTTCGTCACGGGTGTCACGGAGCCGATCGAGTACTCGTTCCTCTACATCGCCCCGGTCCTGTACGGAATCCACGCGATCCTCACCGGTGTCTCGATGGCCGTGACCTGGGCGCTCGGAGTGAAGGACGGATTCAGCTTCTCGGCAGGTCTGATCGACTACGTCATCAACTGGAGCCTGGCCACCAAGCCTTGGATGATCATTCCGATCGGCCTGTGCTTCGCGGTGGTCTACTACGCGCTCTTCCGCTTCGTCATCACCAAGTTCAACCTCAAGACCCCCGGTCGCGAGGACGACGAGGTGGCGGAGGAGATGGAGCGCGACAACGTGAAGTAG
- a CDS encoding PTS transporter subunit EIIC, whose amino-acid sequence MSTASAAPAAAKKKGSGAMAVMQRIGRSLMLPVAVLPAGALLVRLGNPDMLGRDSFPTFITKIAGYMAAGGGAILDNMPLLFCVGIAIGFAKKSDGSTALAAVTGYLVFQKVLSTFTDSNLPKVAAVVDGKIVENAAPVNAGVLGGVIMGVVVALLYQKFYRTKLPDWAGFFGGRRLVPILSAFAGLVIGIVFGLIWPVLGTGLHNFGEWLVGSGAVGAGIFGVANRALIPIGMHHLLNSFPWFQAGDYQGKHGDISRFLAGDPSAGQFMTGFFPIMMFALPAACLAIVHCARPERRKVVGGMMFSLAATAFVTGVTEPIEFTFMFIAPALYAIHAVLTGVSMALTWALGMKDGFGFSAGAVDYFLNLGIATNPLGLALVGVCFAVVYYVVFRFAIIKWNLPTPGRESDEELAEILKAEAK is encoded by the coding sequence GTGTCCACGGCCAGTGCCGCCCCCGCGGCCGCCAAGAAAAAGGGCTCCGGCGCGATGGCTGTCATGCAGCGCATCGGCCGCAGCCTCATGCTGCCGGTCGCCGTGCTGCCTGCCGGAGCGCTCCTCGTGCGCCTCGGCAACCCCGACATGCTCGGCCGCGATTCGTTCCCGACGTTCATCACCAAGATCGCCGGCTACATGGCCGCCGGTGGTGGCGCGATCCTCGACAACATGCCGCTGCTGTTCTGCGTCGGTATCGCGATCGGCTTCGCCAAGAAGTCGGACGGCTCGACCGCCCTCGCCGCAGTCACCGGCTACCTCGTCTTCCAGAAGGTGCTGAGCACCTTCACCGACAGCAACCTGCCCAAGGTCGCGGCCGTGGTCGACGGCAAGATCGTCGAAAACGCCGCACCGGTCAACGCCGGCGTGCTCGGCGGCGTCATCATGGGCGTAGTCGTCGCCCTGCTCTACCAGAAGTTCTACCGGACCAAGCTCCCCGACTGGGCGGGCTTCTTCGGCGGCCGCCGCCTGGTCCCGATCCTCTCGGCCTTCGCGGGTCTGGTCATCGGCATCGTCTTCGGTCTCATCTGGCCGGTCCTCGGCACCGGTCTGCACAACTTCGGTGAGTGGCTCGTCGGTTCGGGCGCTGTCGGCGCGGGCATCTTCGGTGTCGCCAACCGTGCGCTGATCCCGATCGGCATGCACCACCTGCTGAACTCCTTCCCGTGGTTCCAGGCAGGCGACTACCAGGGCAAGCACGGCGACATCTCGCGCTTCCTCGCCGGCGACCCGAGCGCCGGACAGTTCATGACCGGCTTCTTCCCGATCATGATGTTCGCCCTTCCCGCGGCCTGCCTCGCGATCGTCCACTGCGCCCGCCCCGAGCGCCGCAAGGTCGTCGGCGGCATGATGTTCTCCCTCGCGGCCACCGCGTTCGTCACCGGTGTGACCGAGCCGATCGAGTTCACCTTCATGTTCATCGCCCCGGCGCTGTACGCGATCCACGCGGTGCTCACCGGTGTCTCCATGGCCCTGACCTGGGCGCTCGGCATGAAGGACGGCTTCGGCTTCTCCGCCGGCGCAGTCGACTACTTCCTCAACCTGGGGATCGCGACCAACCCGCTGGGCCTCGCCCTGGTCGGCGTCTGCTTCGCAGTCGTCTACTACGTGGTCTTCCGCTTCGCGATCATCAAGTGGAACCTCCCCACGCCGGGCCGCGAGTCCGACGAGGAGCTCGCAGAGATCCTCAAGGCCGAGGCGAAGTAG
- a CDS encoding DUF7916 family protein — MTQRILDLHREQLAALRGRELTASVAAAEGRTMIAEVFAERAAMIPDPGGRGIHNMELVSAFGADIVVLNLIERAWDGEKLELPGLGTFTSFTDLAAYIGRPVGINLEPGDVPEIRRAKPEHAKRLIDMGAAMLCITANPGTGGSFDGMARVTEELRNGLGDDVALWSGKMHHAGHPERITVGRLTALVDAGADGVVMPLPGTMPGVTKELAAEAVAAVQDAGAIVMGAIGTSQEGSHADVVPQLALNAKEVGFDAHHFGDSYIPGMCDPEVFYAYSVAIRGRRHTWNRMGLSGRGYRSGDAR; from the coding sequence ATGACCCAGCGCATCCTCGACCTGCACCGCGAACAGCTCGCCGCCCTCCGAGGCCGCGAACTCACCGCCTCCGTCGCCGCCGCCGAAGGCCGCACGATGATCGCCGAAGTGTTCGCCGAACGCGCCGCGATGATCCCCGACCCGGGCGGCCGCGGCATCCACAACATGGAGCTCGTCTCGGCGTTCGGCGCCGACATCGTCGTACTCAATCTGATCGAGCGCGCCTGGGACGGCGAGAAGTTGGAGCTGCCGGGGCTCGGCACCTTCACCTCCTTCACCGACCTCGCCGCGTACATCGGGCGGCCCGTCGGCATCAACCTCGAGCCCGGCGACGTCCCCGAGATCCGCCGCGCCAAGCCCGAGCACGCCAAGCGGCTGATCGACATGGGGGCGGCGATGCTCTGCATCACCGCCAACCCCGGCACCGGCGGCTCCTTCGACGGCATGGCCCGCGTCACCGAAGAGCTCCGCAACGGGCTCGGTGACGACGTCGCGCTGTGGAGCGGGAAAATGCACCACGCCGGTCATCCCGAGCGGATCACCGTGGGGCGGCTCACCGCGCTCGTCGACGCGGGCGCGGACGGTGTGGTCATGCCGCTGCCCGGCACCATGCCCGGTGTCACCAAGGAGCTCGCGGCCGAGGCGGTCGCCGCCGTACAGGACGCGGGAGCGATCGTGATGGGCGCCATCGGCACCAGCCAGGAGGGCTCGCACGCCGATGTCGTGCCGCAACTCGCGCTGAACGCCAAGGAAGTGGGCTTCGACGCCCACCACTTCGGCGACTCCTACATCCCCGGCATGTGCGACCCCGAGGTCTTCTACGCCTACTCGGTCGCGATCCGCGGCCGGCGCCACACCTGGAACCGGATGGGGCTGAGCGGCCGCGGCTACCGCAGCGGGGACGCGCGCTAG
- the clpS gene encoding ATP-dependent Clp protease adapter ClpS, with amino-acid sequence MDGVSVAPVEIERPESAESEETFAVPEPDVPWVTLVHNDPVNLMSYVSYVFQSYFGYSKDKAHKLMLDVHHKGRAAVSSGSREEMERDVQAMHGYGLWATMTQDRN; translated from the coding sequence ATGGATGGGGTGAGTGTCGCTCCCGTAGAGATCGAACGTCCCGAATCGGCCGAGTCGGAGGAAACCTTCGCCGTCCCCGAACCCGACGTCCCCTGGGTGACGCTCGTCCACAACGACCCCGTGAACCTGATGAGCTACGTCAGCTATGTGTTCCAGAGCTACTTCGGCTACTCCAAGGACAAGGCCCACAAACTGATGCTCGACGTGCACCACAAGGGCCGGGCCGCCGTCTCCAGCGGCAGCCGCGAGGAGATGGAACGCGATGTGCAGGCGATGCACGGGTACGGGCTGTGGGCGACGATGACCCAGGACCGCAACTGA
- a CDS encoding M67 family metallopeptidase, producing the protein MLTITQSLYDQIVAHARADHPDEACGVVAGPVGEGRPERFIPMLNAARSPTFYEFDSADLLKLYRDMDDRDEEPVIVYHSHTATEAYPSRTDITYANEPGAHYVLVSTADADDAGPFQFRSYRIVDGEVTEEEIKIVH; encoded by the coding sequence ATGCTGACCATCACCCAGTCCCTGTACGACCAGATCGTGGCCCACGCCAGGGCCGACCACCCCGACGAGGCCTGCGGAGTCGTCGCGGGCCCGGTGGGGGAGGGCCGCCCCGAGCGCTTCATCCCCATGCTGAATGCCGCGCGCTCGCCGACCTTCTACGAGTTCGACTCCGCGGACCTCCTCAAGCTCTACCGCGACATGGACGACCGCGACGAGGAGCCGGTGATCGTCTACCACTCGCACACGGCGACCGAGGCCTACCCGTCGCGCACGGACATCACGTACGCGAACGAGCCGGGCGCGCACTACGTCCTGGTCTCGACGGCGGACGCGGACGACGCGGGCCCCTTCCAGTTCCGCTCGTACCGCATCGTCGACGGCGAGGTCACGGAGGAAGAAATCAAGATCGTCCACTGA
- a CDS encoding MoaD/ThiS family protein — protein MAIEVRIPTILRTYTDGAKAVEGSGDTLADLLADLETRHNGIQARIVDGEQLRRFVNVYLNDEDVRFLDGISTKLTDGDNVTILPAVAGGMV, from the coding sequence ATGGCCATCGAGGTCCGCATCCCGACCATCCTCCGCACCTACACCGACGGCGCCAAGGCCGTCGAAGGCAGCGGCGACACCCTTGCCGACCTCCTCGCCGACCTCGAGACCCGGCACAACGGCATCCAGGCGCGCATCGTCGACGGCGAGCAGCTGCGCCGCTTCGTGAACGTCTACCTCAACGACGAGGACGTCCGCTTCCTCGACGGCATCTCCACCAAGCTCACCGACGGCGACAACGTCACGATCCTCCCGGCCGTGGCCGGCGGCATGGTCTGA